GGCCTCGTCGCCGGGGTCGGCGCGGTCATGTCCACCGAAGAGGGGCTGCGCAAACTGACGCGCGATCTGTCGCTTCCCAAGGATGTCGCCACCTATCTCGCGTCGACCGCGGCCTCGACGAAAGACGAGGTGCTGCGCATCCTCGCCCGCGAGATCCGCGAGTTCCTCGAGACGGTCAACTTGTCCGAGGAGATCGCGAAGATGCTCACGATGCTGTCGTTCGAGGTCAAGACCGAAATCCGGTTCATCCCGAACGACGAGCGGCTCGGCGGCGTACAGCCGGATGTCAAGGCGCGAGTCGCGCTGAAGCCGCAGACCGGTACGCGCAAGCGGCGGTCGCGGCGGCGCAAGCGGTCGGACTCGGACGCGCCGGCGGAGTAGGGGTGCGGCGCGCGGCTGCGTGGGCACTGGCGATGGCCGCGGTCGCCTGCGGGCGAGCCGGCGGCGAGCCGCCGGCGGCGGCACCACCGGCGACCGAGTCGTCCGGTGCAGCGCGGCGGCCCGCGTCGCCGTCCGTCGTGTTCGTCAACGCCGCCGGCGACGAGCGGCGCGTCGCCGTCGAACTGGCGGTGACTCCTGCCGAGCGCCGGCGCGGATTGATGTTTCGCGAACGGCTCGAGCCGGGGCACGGCATGCTGTTCTTGTTTCCTCGCGAGGAGGTTCAGAGCTTCTGGATGAAGAACACGCTGATCCCGCTCGACATGATCTTCATTCGCTCCGACATGACGGTCGCCGGTGTCGTCGAGCGGGCCGAACCGCGGTCGCTCGAGTCGCGCGCCGTGCCGACTCCGTCTCAGTACGTCCTCGAGGTGCCCGGCGGCTGGGCGCGCGCGAACGGAATCGGCCCCGGGGCGCCGGTACGGTTCGAAGGCGTGCCACCGCCGCCGCCGCGTTGACCGGGCGCGCGATTCGCCAGCCGGCAGGCGGTCGTGTATGGGCGCGCCAGCGAGGTTGCGAGATGCGAGGCGAGGTTCGGCGCACGCACGCAGCGCACGAGGGCGCGTATCGACACACGGAACCGAAGGGCGCGAGGACGTACGCCGCCGATCGCCCGCACATCGCGACCGCAGCCAGCGGCTTTGCGCTACGGCCTCCTTGCGGCTGTCCCTGAATGCCGTGCCCCTCGGGCGAAGTCGGTGGAATCTCGGGCAAGGCGCGACGAAGGCGCTCGGTGCGCCCAAGGAACTGACGAGCACCGCAGCAGGAGGGGGCGGGGACGTAGCACGTGGTGTGCTGTATTCAGGGGCCGCCGCTAGGGGGTGACCGCCGCGATCAGCGCGCCGTCGCGTAGCAGCAACACGCGCTCGACGCATGCGGACCGCGGCGCCTCGAACACCGGGTCGAGCTCGATCGAAAACCGGCTGCCGACCAATGGGCTCGTGAACTTCAGCCCGCGCGATCCGCCGCCGAGCACGCGGATCGTCCGGTCGTACACGCCGGCGCCGACGCTGATGCGTGCGGCGCTCGACTCGGGCGAGTCGGGGGCGACGATCACCCGGATCTCGTCGACGGCGGCGCGGCCCGGCAGGTCCACGGACACGCGCGACGCTTCCGCACAGCCGCTCGGGCGCCGCTTGGTGCGGTCCGCACGCGCACCGGCGGGTGCGAAGGCCAGGCCCGCGATCGCGAGAATCGCCCAGACATGCAGGTGGGGTCGTCGCACGCTACCCGGGGACCCATGCAACTGCGGTGCCCGCAGGTGTGCAGTTACAACAAGCTGAAATTACGCGACGACGGTGCGGTGGCCGGCCGGCGCCGGCCGGTGCCTGGAGGCCCGAGTTGCCGGGTCGCTTGTCCCCGCCGGCTCGACTCTGCCAAAGTCCGCGCGTGGTCGGCATGGTCTATTTCGTGGGCGCGGGGCCGGGCGATCCGGGGTTGCTTACGCAGCGGGGGGCCGCCGTGCTGTCGCGCGCCGACGTCGTGCTGTACGACGGCCTCGTCAACGCAGTGCTGCTCGACCTGGCGCCGGCGTCTGCCGAGCGCGTCTACGTCGGGAAGAAACACTCGGAACTCGGCCCGCCGCGGA
This genomic window from Deltaproteobacteria bacterium contains:
- a CDS encoding DUF192 domain-containing protein; this encodes MAAVACGRAGGEPPAAAPPATESSGAARRPASPSVVFVNAAGDERRVAVELAVTPAERRRGLMFRERLEPGHGMLFLFPREEVQSFWMKNTLIPLDMIFIRSDMTVAGVVERAEPRSLESRAVPTPSQYVLEVPGGWARANGIGPGAPVRFEGVPPPPPR